A single Opisthocomus hoazin isolate bOpiHoa1 chromosome 1, bOpiHoa1.hap1, whole genome shotgun sequence DNA region contains:
- the LIG4 gene encoding DNA ligase 4, which produces MASTPTSQPALKKTVASHVPFADLCSTLERIQTCKSRPEKTKYFKDFLDSWRKFHDALHQKEKDVADSFYPAMRLILPQLERERMAYGIKETMLAKLYIELLNLPKDGKDAAKLLNYRTPAGSRGDAGDFAMIAYFVLKPRSPKQGRLTIEQVNEHLDAIANNNAAKNKGLLKKSLLQLITQSTALEQKWLIRMIIKDLKLGVSQQTIFSIFHPDAAELHNVTTDLEKVCRQLHDPSVSLSDVSIMLFSAFKPMLAAIADVQQIEKQMNNQTFYIETKLDGERMQMHKDGDVYKYFSRNGFDYTQQFGASPLDGSLTPFIHNVFKSNIQNCILDGEMMAYNPETQTFMQKGNRFDIKRMVEDSDLQTCFCVFDVLMVNDQKLGHEVLSRRYEILSSVFTPVMGRIHVVHKRSARTRKEVIDALNEAIDNREEGIMVKDPASTYKPDKRGEGWLKIKPEYVNGLMDELDLLIVGGYWGKGSRGGMMSHFLCAVAETPPPNEKPAVFHSICRVGSGYTMKELYDLGLKLAKYWKPYHRKDPPRNILCGTEKPEMYIEPCNSVIVQIKAAEIVNSDMYKTDCTLRFPRIEKIREDKEWYECMTSDMLEDLRSKAEGKLASKHLHIDEYEEPQEKKRKTVSKVKRMIGIAEQFKAPDLSNVSKVSNVFEDVEFCVMTGTGKCSKSELESRIAECGGSVVQNPGPETYCVIVGAENVRVKNIIASNKYDVVRAEWLLQCFETKALVPWQPAIMIHMSPDTKEHFAREYDCYGDSYAADTDVAQLKEVFSRMKDNRGMPLDMIAELEERYSWNSCQLSIFRGNAIYVDCYAVVNESRTKIRGTTLSVRALELRFYGAKVVSHLEEGVSHVVVGEDHSRVKEMKGLRRTFGKKFKIVSELWVTESVEEGVPKNENQYLI; this is translated from the coding sequence ATGGCTTCCACACCCACTTCGCAGCCTGCTCTTAAAAAAACAGTGGCCTCCCACGTGCCTTTTGCAGACCTGTGCTCCACCCTGGAGCGAATACAGACGTGCAAGTCTCGTCCAGAGAAAACCAAGTATTTCAAGGATTTCCTGGATTCCTGGAGGAAATTCCATGACGCTCTTCATCAAAAGGAGAAAGATGTTGCAGATTCTTTTTATCCAGCCATGCGGCTTATTCTTCCAcagctggaaagagaaaggaTGGCGTACGGGATTAAGGAAACTATGCTTGCCAAGCTGTATATTGAACTGCTTAATTTACCGAAAGATGGAAAAGATGCTGCCAAGCTTTTAAATTACAGAACGCCTGCCGGCTCACGTGGAGACGCTGGGGATTTTGCAATGATCGCGTACTTCGTGTTGAAACCTCGGAGCCCGAAGCAAGGACGGCTGACGATAGAGCAAGTCAATGAACACTTAGACGCGATAGCTAATAATAATGCTGCTAAAAACAAGGGCCTGTTAAAGAAAAGTCTTCTTCAGTTAATTACCCAGAGCACAGCACTGGAACAAAAATGGCTCATCCGGATGATTATAAAGGATCTGAAGCTTGGCGTTAGTCAACAAactatattttccatttttcatccTGATGCTGCCGAGTTGCACAACGTCACAACTGATTTGGAAAaagtctgcaggcagctgcacgATCCCTCCGTCTCGCTTAGTGATGTTTCTATCATGTTGTTTTCTGCCTTTAAACCAATGCTTGCTGCTATTGCCGATGTCCAGCAAATTGAGAAACAAATGAATAACCAGACATTTTACATAGAAACTAAGCTGGATGGTGAACGCATGCAGATGCACAAAGATGGAgatgtatataaatatttttcccgCAATGGGTTTGACTATACCCAGCAGTTCGGCGCTTCCCCCCTTGATGGTTCGTTAACACCATTTATTCATAACGTGTTTAAGAGCAATATACAGAATTGCATTCTTGATGGTGAAATGATGGCTTACAATCCTGAGACGCAAACCTTTATGCAAAAAGGAAACAGGTTTGACATAAAAAGGATGGTGGAGGACTCTGACCTGCAGACATGCTTCTGCGTGTTTGATGTATTGATGGTTAACGACCAGAAGTTGGGTCACGAAGTGTTAAGCAGAAGATACGAAATCTTAAGTAGCGTGTTTACCCCGGTAATGGGCAGGATACATGTTGTGCATAAAAGAAGTGCCAGGACGAGAAAAGAGGTAATTGATGCTTTAAATGAAGCCATAGATAACAGAGAGGAAGGGATTATGGTGAAAGATCCCGCGTCCACCTACAAGCCTGACAAACGTGGGGAAGGCTGGTTGAAAATCAAGCCGGAATACGTCAATGGGCTGATGGATGAACTGGACCTTTTAATTGTTGGTGGTTACTGGGGGAAGGGCTCGCGTGGTGGAATGATGTCTCATTTTCTGTGCGCTGTTGCAGAGACGCCCCCTCCAAATGAAAAACCTGCTGTTTTCCACTCCATTTGTCGCGTTGGCTCTGGCTACACTATGAAGGAATTGTATGACCTGGGTTTGAAACTGGCTAAATACTGGAAGCCCTACCACAGGAAGGACCCTCCCCGTAACATTTTGTGCGGAACTGAAAAACCTGAAATGTACATTGAACCTTGCAACTCTGTCATAGTCCAGATCAAGGCAGCCGAGATTGTTAACAGCGACATGTACAAAACTGACTGTACTTTGAGATTCCCCCGAATTGAGAAGATAAGGGAGGACAAGGAGTGGTACGAGTGCATGACTTCAGACATGTTAGAGGATCTCAGAAGCAAAGCGGAAGGGAAGCTGGCATCTAAGCACCTGCATATAGATGAGTATGAAGAGccacaagagaaaaaaaggaaaactgtatcAAAGGTGAAGAGGATGATTGGAATAGCTGAGCAATTTAAAGCTCCTGATCTTTCTAATGTAAGCAAGGTTTCAAACGTATTTGAAGATGTTGAGTTTTGTGTTATGACGGGAACGGGAAAGTGCTCGAAGTCTGAACTGGAAAGCAGAATAGCTGAATGTGGTGGCAGCGTGGTACAGAACCCCGGGCCAGAGACTTACTGTGTCATTGTAGGAGCCGAGAATGTCAGAGTGAAAAACATCATTGCTTCCAACAAATACGATGTGGTGAGGGCGGAGTGGCTCCTTCAGTGTTTTGAAACCAAAGCGCTGGTGCCTTGGCAGCCGGCCATAATGATTCACATGTCTCCTGACACAAAAGAACATTTTGCTCGTGAGTATGATTGTTATGGAGACAGCTACGCAGCAGACACAGATGTTGCACAGCTCAAGGAAGTGTTCTCAAGAATGAAGGACAATAGGGGGATGCCTTTGGATATGATTGCAGAGTTGGAAGAACGTTATTCATGGAACAGTTGTCAGCTCAGTATATTCAGAGGAAATGCTATTTATGTGGACTGTTACGCTGTTGTTAATGAGTCCAGAACTAAAATCCGTGGAACGACACTGTCAGTTAGAGCTTTGGAGCTCCGTTTTTATGGTGCAAAAGTAGTCTCTCACCTGGAGGAGGGCGTATCCCATGTTGTTGTAGGAGAAGACCATTCCCGGGTAAAAGAGATGAAAGGGCTCAGGAGAACATttgggaaaaaatttaaaatcgtATCTGAGCTGTGGGTAACAGAGTCAGTGGAGGAAGGAGTCCCAAAGAATGAAAATCAGTACTTAATTTAA